One window of Atribacter laminatus genomic DNA carries:
- a CDS encoding M20/M25/M40 family metallo-hydrolase codes for MDDISLNLRKNISALRMADDVKKLVSFGPRHAGTENEFKAAEYVKKEFDKIGIKVSVDKVDGIISWKQKDCRVKVIKPIEQDLTSISLLGSGSTPPEGLIAELLYVGKGTKEDYEKAEIKNKIIMRDPPRALMLDNASDEVAPQGPTKMLLEKGAVGFLEHSRIPGKILQMPLLSGPEGLTVPAVAITYEDGQFLKELLREWYAIPSGFKRREEKLPIILKLDVKTEASPSFGLNVIGKIEGKENKDEVICLIAHHDNANGPGACDNATAVAVNLECARILSRMPTPKRSIEFLSFTGEEYGEIGSFAYVDKYVKKDPSKYKGCINLDIIGNGDHLYYIEESICMGKLVNNDSNLNKEIVNVCNNLGYHIEGTPLEYAGDDGPFILAGVPTAYLAKLISASWPYLHTYIDDFEVVDINGLTVIAEIVSNFIYKLAIQ; via the coding sequence ATGGACGATATCTCATTAAACTTGAGAAAAAATATTTCTGCGTTGAGAATGGCTGATGATGTTAAGAAATTAGTATCATTTGGACCACGGCATGCAGGAACCGAAAATGAATTTAAAGCTGCAGAATATGTTAAGAAAGAATTTGATAAAATTGGAATTAAGGTTTCTGTTGACAAAGTAGACGGCATCATTTCTTGGAAACAAAAAGATTGTAGAGTAAAAGTTATTAAGCCAATTGAACAAGATTTAACTTCAATTTCTTTACTTGGTTCAGGTTCAACTCCCCCAGAAGGTTTAATCGCCGAATTATTATATGTAGGCAAGGGCACAAAAGAAGATTATGAAAAAGCAGAAATAAAAAATAAAATTATCATGAGAGATCCACCTCGTGCATTAATGTTAGATAATGCCTCTGATGAAGTTGCACCTCAAGGTCCTACTAAAATGCTTTTAGAAAAAGGAGCAGTAGGATTTTTAGAACACTCTCGGATTCCAGGTAAAATTCTACAAATGCCACTTCTTTCAGGACCTGAAGGACTCACTGTACCTGCTGTCGCTATAACTTATGAAGACGGTCAATTTCTAAAAGAATTATTAAGAGAATGGTATGCGATTCCATCTGGTTTTAAAAGAAGAGAGGAGAAATTACCAATTATCCTCAAGCTTGATGTTAAAACTGAAGCTAGTCCAAGCTTTGGTCTTAATGTTATAGGAAAAATAGAGGGAAAAGAAAATAAAGATGAAGTCATTTGTTTGATTGCGCATCATGATAATGCAAATGGACCTGGAGCTTGTGATAACGCAACAGCTGTTGCAGTAAATCTTGAATGTGCTCGAATTTTATCCAGAATGCCTACACCCAAGAGGTCAATTGAATTTCTGTCATTTACTGGGGAAGAATATGGAGAAATAGGTTCTTTTGCATATGTGGACAAATACGTTAAGAAAGACCCATCTAAATATAAAGGTTGTATAAATCTCGACATAATTGGGAATGGTGACCATTTATATTACATTGAGGAATCAATATGCATGGGAAAGTTAGTAAATAACGATAGCAATCTCAATAAGGAAATTGTTAATGTTTGCAATAATCTTGGCTATCATATTGAAGGAACTCCTCTTGAATATGCTGGAGATGATGGACCGTTTATTTTAGCCGGGGTTCCAACTGCATATCTAGCAAAATTAATCTCTGCAAGTTGGCCATATTTGCATACTTATATTGATGATTTTGAAGTTGTTGATATTAATGGCCTTACTGTAATTGCTGAAATTGTATCGAATTTTATTTACAAATTGGCAATACAATAA
- a CDS encoding carbohydrate ABC transporter permease — protein MSVPSMIKQKNKALIISYIIAIVSIAFFLYPIFQFLLTSVKPTKDLLWSIWPENFTHVNYQEVLKSSSFREAILNSIIISSFATLMVVIIGVLASYALSSFKFKKRENIAFFILSLYILPPIVTLIPVWHIARGLGVLDQKWFLSLVYTFFNLPFTVWLLRNFIISIPKEIEEAALVDGCTKLNSLYKVILPLISPGIAVAAIFAFIFSWNEFPFAVVLTETLSRTMPVEIISQVSYFIEWGKLSSMTIISIIPVLVLSLFLQRYIVMGLTLGAVKE, from the coding sequence ATGTCAGTACCTTCAATGATTAAACAAAAAAATAAAGCATTAATAATATCCTACATAATAGCAATAGTAAGTATAGCTTTTTTTCTCTATCCAATATTTCAGTTCCTATTAACCTCTGTAAAGCCCACTAAGGATTTATTGTGGTCAATTTGGCCAGAAAATTTTACTCACGTTAATTATCAAGAAGTTTTAAAATCATCAAGCTTCAGGGAAGCTATTCTTAATAGTATTATTATCTCATCTTTTGCAACGTTAATGGTTGTTATTATTGGAGTACTAGCATCCTATGCTTTATCGAGTTTTAAATTTAAAAAAAGAGAAAATATTGCTTTTTTCATACTTAGTTTATATATCCTTCCCCCAATCGTGACCCTTATACCAGTTTGGCACATTGCAAGAGGGTTAGGTGTTCTTGATCAAAAGTGGTTTCTCTCTCTTGTTTACACTTTTTTTAATTTACCCTTTACAGTATGGCTTTTAAGGAATTTTATTATTTCTATTCCAAAAGAAATTGAAGAAGCTGCTTTAGTAGATGGTTGTACAAAGTTAAACTCTTTGTATAAGGTTATTCTTCCATTAATTAGTCCTGGAATTGCTGTTGCTGCAATTTTTGCTTTTATTTTTAGTTGGAACGAATTCCCCTTTGCCGTTGTGCTAACTGAAACCTTATCACGTACAATGCCTGTAGAGATAATTTCACAAGTAAGTTATTTTATTGAATGGGGTAAACTTTCATCGATGACCATCATATCAATAATTCCTGTTCTGGTTTTAAGTTTGTTTCTACAACGCTATATTGTAATGGGGTTAACCTTAGGAGCGGTAAAAGAATAA
- a CDS encoding beta-galactosidase, with product MKDVDLFLSSKDPFGDIQYYAKKLGFKFYAMILNRWPQSDLFPDCHMKSINGKIIPKVLCANNPKVMNLYKSIIKDLATKYDLDGIFLALLDHYVQFGFIHLTDELAYSLGIKRFNSPEVGLACFCDYCTKKATSEGIDIEKIKKGLYRGIEMGIIPHHVENITSPDEVFNFLDKVPEFLQWMHFRSKSFTEIHKELYKYIKKLNPSIQVALNTYGPADSWKYAANFNDLVSQCDWVKPMFYSGTYPGLPKTPEQVKVEMSKAVKYAKDKPVVAGINGIGSASNLENIRKSFSSALSAGSKGLILSWDYALIPLEHITYFGKLCEEVFYEKGKLGRM from the coding sequence ATGAAAGATGTTGATTTGTTTTTATCCTCAAAAGACCCTTTTGGTGATATTCAATATTATGCCAAAAAACTAGGATTTAAATTTTACGCAATGATTCTCAATCGTTGGCCTCAATCAGATTTGTTCCCTGATTGTCATATGAAATCAATCAATGGCAAAATTATTCCAAAGGTTCTATGTGCAAATAACCCAAAAGTGATGAATCTTTATAAATCAATTATAAAAGATCTCGCAACGAAATATGATTTAGATGGTATTTTTTTGGCACTTCTTGATCATTATGTACAATTTGGTTTTATCCATTTAACTGACGAACTGGCTTATTCTCTTGGTATAAAACGATTTAACAGTCCGGAGGTCGGATTGGCTTGCTTTTGTGATTATTGTACTAAAAAAGCAACTTCCGAAGGAATTGATATTGAAAAAATAAAAAAAGGGTTATATCGAGGAATTGAAATGGGTATTATTCCTCATCACGTTGAGAATATTACTTCTCCAGATGAAGTTTTTAATTTTTTAGATAAGGTTCCAGAGTTTTTACAATGGATGCACTTCAGATCAAAATCTTTTACTGAGATTCATAAAGAACTCTATAAGTATATAAAGAAATTAAACCCTTCCATACAAGTTGCACTGAATACCTACGGACCGGCAGATTCGTGGAAATACGCTGCAAATTTTAATGATTTGGTAAGTCAATGTGATTGGGTAAAACCTATGTTTTATTCAGGAACCTATCCTGGATTACCTAAAACTCCTGAACAAGTGAAAGTTGAAATGAGCAAAGCAGTTAAATATGCTAAAGATAAACCGGTGGTAGCAGGCATTAATGGGATCGGTAGCGCTAGTAATTTAGAGAATATTAGGAAGAGCTTTAGCTCCGCTCTATCAGCAGGATCAAAAGGACTCATTTTGTCGTGGGATTATGCCTTAATACCCCTTGAGCACATAACCTATTTTGGAAAATTATGTGAGGAGGTTTTTTATGAAAAAGGTAAATTGGGAAGAATGTGA
- a CDS encoding ABC transporter substrate-binding protein produces the protein MSKKIFLIFFLTVVVIAFLSFHIFAADQLKEIRFLCQASPAGEKYAEVFSGFEKYGFKVIVEQVPWVNYLEKAQLAVQSKVSPYDVINANVEWVLPSYVMSDAVMPLNEFVEKDPIDYNDFLSITLDNVFWPKDSKYKPTGTYRDWQNGLLYGIPSLSDTTPLSYRRDWFEEAGIAGTPKNWEEFLDVCQKMTKDIDGDGTPDRYGYAFASIPEGGQLTDYWMLFVYSWGADLLDENFQPAFNNQNGIEATQFMADLLHKHKVVPPGVLTYGIPQAFDAFKKGITAMTSQWGYALASVEDPNESAAAGNTAYGVPPSKDRLGARFAQWAYTIPTNARDPQASWEFIKIASSVESQIALLPDVAPSRQLAAEKAISEFPNLYLSAQMKTISYPEISIKPQIPNILELDAAVSYIVFEAIAGQKSVQDALKEAELNAIEVLKKGNLLK, from the coding sequence ATGAGTAAGAAAATATTTTTAATATTTTTCTTAACAGTAGTAGTAATAGCTTTTTTGTCTTTTCATATTTTTGCAGCTGATCAATTAAAAGAAATACGATTTTTATGTCAAGCATCACCAGCTGGAGAAAAATATGCAGAAGTCTTTTCAGGTTTCGAAAAATATGGTTTTAAAGTAATAGTAGAACAGGTACCTTGGGTTAATTACTTAGAAAAAGCACAATTAGCTGTTCAATCAAAAGTATCACCGTATGACGTTATTAATGCTAACGTTGAGTGGGTTCTTCCGTCTTATGTCATGTCCGATGCTGTTATGCCCTTGAATGAGTTTGTTGAAAAAGATCCAATTGATTATAATGATTTTTTATCAATAACACTCGACAATGTTTTTTGGCCAAAAGATAGTAAATATAAACCAACAGGGACCTATAGAGATTGGCAAAATGGTCTTCTCTATGGAATACCATCACTATCAGATACTACACCTTTATCTTACCGCAGAGACTGGTTTGAAGAAGCAGGTATAGCGGGAACTCCAAAAAACTGGGAAGAATTTCTTGATGTATGTCAAAAAATGACTAAAGATATTGATGGTGATGGAACACCAGATAGGTATGGATATGCTTTTGCATCTATACCAGAAGGTGGGCAATTAACTGATTATTGGATGTTATTTGTTTATAGTTGGGGTGCGGATTTACTTGATGAAAATTTTCAGCCAGCTTTCAATAATCAAAACGGAATTGAAGCAACCCAATTTATGGCTGACCTTTTACATAAACATAAAGTCGTTCCACCAGGTGTCTTAACCTATGGAATTCCCCAGGCTTTTGATGCCTTCAAGAAAGGTATTACCGCCATGACTTCACAATGGGGATATGCTTTGGCATCAGTTGAAGATCCAAATGAATCCGCAGCAGCTGGTAATACTGCTTATGGTGTTCCACCTTCTAAAGACCGCTTGGGTGCACGTTTCGCACAATGGGCTTACACAATACCTACCAATGCCAGAGATCCACAAGCATCCTGGGAGTTTATCAAAATTGCAAGTAGCGTTGAATCTCAAATAGCATTATTACCCGATGTGGCACCTTCGCGACAGCTCGCTGCTGAAAAAGCTATTAGTGAGTTCCCAAATCTTTATTTATCGGCTCAAATGAAAACAATAAGTTATCCTGAAATTTCAATCAAACCTCAAATTCCAAATATTTTAGAACTAGATGCAGCTGTTTCTTACATCGTTTTTGAAGCAATAGCTGGACAAAAAAGCGTTCAAGATGCTTTGAAGGAAGCAGAATTAAATGCAATTGAAGTTTTGAAAAAAGGTAATCTACTGAAATAG
- a CDS encoding carbohydrate ABC transporter permease — protein MLKNKNLLSRIPLYFWFLIPAFLIILFFLVYPMVYQIYLSFFSTTFYSKGSFVGLNNYIQVLKDKITHDSFKVTVSFVALSTLFEIAWGLVLAIVFNTITKGKKFLRGILIVPLMLTPVAVGSMWNLMFFPEGGVINTVFKAFSISQQTWLSSPISALFSLVLVEIWQYTPFTTLVLLAGLQSIPRELYEASNIDGASKFQSFRFITIPLLKSLIFLAILFNIMRQFKAFDIVYTVTKGGPGRATSVISFYIYQRAFRFYNISEAAALSFIVLIIVLIISNVFLKIFQSTTE, from the coding sequence ATGTTAAAAAATAAAAATTTATTAAGCAGAATCCCACTTTATTTTTGGTTTCTTATTCCTGCTTTTTTAATTATTTTATTTTTTCTTGTTTATCCTATGGTGTACCAAATATATTTGAGTTTTTTTTCAACCACTTTTTATTCAAAAGGCTCTTTTGTTGGATTAAATAACTATATCCAGGTACTTAAAGATAAAATAACTCATGATTCATTCAAAGTGACAGTATCATTTGTTGCTTTATCTACACTATTTGAAATTGCTTGGGGTTTAGTTCTTGCAATAGTATTTAATACAATTACTAAAGGGAAAAAATTTTTAAGAGGAATATTAATAGTCCCCTTAATGCTCACACCTGTTGCTGTTGGTAGTATGTGGAATCTTATGTTTTTCCCTGAGGGTGGTGTAATTAATACTGTTTTTAAAGCATTTTCTATCTCGCAACAAACATGGCTTTCTTCTCCTATTTCAGCTCTATTTTCTCTTGTTCTTGTAGAAATATGGCAATATACTCCTTTCACTACTTTAGTGCTATTAGCAGGCCTACAAAGTATTCCAAGAGAACTCTACGAAGCATCAAATATTGACGGAGCTTCGAAATTTCAAAGTTTCCGCTTTATTACTATTCCACTGCTAAAAAGTTTAATTTTTTTAGCTATTTTATTTAATATCATGAGACAGTTTAAAGCATTTGATATCGTATATACTGTTACTAAAGGTGGACCAGGAAGAGCGACAAGTGTAATTTCGTTTTATATTTATCAGAGAGCTTTTCGTTTTTATAACATAAGTGAAGCAGCAGCTTTATCATTTATTGTTCTCATTATTGTCTTAATTATTAGCAATGTTTTTCTCAAAATATTTCAATCAACTACAGAATAA
- a CDS encoding ROK family transcriptional regulator, which translates to MHYLKQSQRDVKKNNLNLILNTIIKHEPLSRADIVRITKISKPTVSNLIDYLLQRVIINEIGIGKSKGGRKPILIRFNNLRKYIVATDLGREDCTVAISDLKGNILEKAYEKFKKEDRLNDKLKIAKDLIHLLINSLKIEPSLIFKISCIAPGVYAERGKELKWSPVNTQNEGADIKNYFESEYHVPVIINHSTKLSLLGEKVAGKAKGYKNVLYIDFAYGLGCSFMIDSNIYFGVNNSAGEFGYFYSSLQEFMNNTVKPYEFGCLEKRISGYALQNKGLEKVKENPQSRILQLAQGDQDKITGRTVFQAAMEGDQEATQILKSSFDYFNMALANIINLLTPEIVIFGGGFSNAGDYLLDLINDGIKDKVLYMPKFEISELKKDASIVGAIHYLLNNTDLLEEI; encoded by the coding sequence ATGCATTATCTAAAACAGTCACAAAGAGACGTTAAAAAAAATAATTTAAACTTAATTCTGAATACCATTATCAAACATGAACCACTATCAAGAGCTGACATCGTTAGGATTACCAAAATCTCAAAGCCTACAGTTTCAAACCTTATTGATTATTTACTTCAAAGAGTAATTATTAATGAAATTGGAATCGGTAAATCAAAGGGAGGAAGAAAACCAATTCTTATTCGCTTTAACAATTTAAGGAAATATATTGTTGCGACCGATTTAGGAAGAGAAGATTGTACAGTTGCCATTTCTGACCTAAAAGGAAATATCCTCGAGAAAGCTTATGAAAAATTTAAAAAGGAAGATCGGCTAAACGATAAACTTAAAATCGCCAAAGATCTTATTCACTTATTGATAAATAGCTTAAAAATCGAACCAAGTCTCATTTTTAAAATTTCATGCATTGCACCAGGAGTTTATGCCGAGCGGGGGAAAGAGCTGAAATGGTCCCCAGTAAACACCCAAAACGAAGGAGCAGATATAAAGAATTATTTTGAATCTGAATATCATGTTCCTGTGATCATAAACCACTCAACCAAGCTTTCTTTACTGGGAGAAAAAGTAGCAGGAAAGGCAAAAGGATACAAAAACGTTTTATATATCGATTTTGCATATGGCTTAGGATGTTCGTTTATGATTGATAGCAATATTTATTTTGGGGTTAATAACTCGGCTGGAGAATTTGGCTATTTTTATTCAAGCCTTCAAGAATTTATGAATAATACAGTAAAGCCGTATGAATTTGGCTGTTTGGAAAAAAGAATTTCAGGATATGCATTACAAAATAAAGGTCTTGAAAAAGTTAAAGAAAATCCTCAATCAAGAATCCTCCAATTAGCACAAGGTGATCAGGACAAAATCACCGGCCGAACCGTTTTTCAAGCAGCAATGGAAGGCGATCAGGAAGCAACCCAAATTTTAAAAAGCTCTTTCGATTATTTTAATATGGCTTTAGCGAATATAATTAATTTACTTACACCAGAAATAGTTATTTTTGGTGGAGGGTTTTCTAATGCTGGTGATTACCTACTCGACCTTATCAACGATGGGATAAAAGATAAGGTTTTATATATGCCAAAGTTTGAAATTTCTGAACTTAAGAAAGATGCAAGTATTGTAGGTGCTATACATTATTTATTAAATAATACTGATCTTTTAGAAGAGATTTGA
- a CDS encoding cupin domain-containing protein, translated as MKKVNWEECEPYLVHGEAIERSLVGLEGFQKYSPVSPKLTVSKKILFFNYAILNPGKRLEKHFGNQEEIYYIIKGNGIFYCDQEKASVKSGDAVYVPTGLEHGLDNNGNDDIGYLVLGTKPDNFNE; from the coding sequence ATGAAAAAGGTAAATTGGGAAGAATGTGAACCTTACTTAGTTCATGGAGAGGCAATAGAAAGGTCTTTAGTTGGACTTGAAGGTTTTCAAAAATATAGTCCAGTATCACCAAAATTAACAGTGTCAAAGAAAATTTTATTTTTTAATTATGCTATTCTAAATCCCGGAAAGAGACTTGAGAAACACTTTGGTAATCAAGAAGAAATTTATTATATTATCAAAGGGAATGGAATATTTTATTGTGACCAAGAAAAAGCATCTGTAAAAAGCGGAGACGCAGTGTATGTCCCAACTGGGTTAGAACATGGTTTGGATAATAATGGAAACGATGATATTGGATATTTGGTTTTAGGCACAAAGCCAGATAATTTTAATGAATAA
- a CDS encoding SIS domain-containing protein, with protein sequence MNPLSAFISLDDPQKEALGIQYTPQEIHDQVDLWASSVERVFKYRERLTELFNSVSEKKKNLIYLAGAGTSEFVGYCLQGLFRQNFPIPVQVVSTGKMVTHPEEYFAHINPLMISFARSGDSPESCGAYEIANQFSDSIRHLVITCNKEGGLARRARHDPNSLVIDLDEKTNDRGLAMTASFSNMVIAGQACSQIHSPEEYTQKLPQLVAAGRKVLTMASEVVKKTAESDFQRAVFLGSGSHYGTAIESHLKLQELTSGQIMCGYNTFLDVRHGPKAVINKQTLVVAFLASDPYVRRYELELLKEIRQQELGKTTILIGEGLDDEISRYGDEVIDIKSDSQPALPDSLTPPVYVMIGQLLGLFKSLHLGFKPDSPSKTGVIHRVVQGVKVYDPKVFKEKGIFQEIRG encoded by the coding sequence ATGAACCCTTTATCTGCATTCATTTCCCTGGATGATCCCCAAAAAGAAGCTCTGGGTATTCAATATACCCCCCAGGAGATCCATGACCAAGTGGATCTATGGGCTTCCAGTGTTGAAAGAGTCTTCAAATACCGAGAAAGGTTAACTGAGCTTTTTAACTCGGTATCAGAAAAGAAGAAGAATCTTATCTATTTAGCCGGTGCCGGCACTTCGGAATTTGTCGGATATTGTTTGCAAGGGTTATTTCGTCAGAACTTTCCAATTCCGGTTCAAGTGGTTTCAACCGGGAAGATGGTCACTCATCCTGAGGAGTACTTTGCCCATATCAATCCGCTGATGATCTCCTTTGCCCGATCAGGAGACAGTCCGGAAAGTTGTGGCGCCTATGAGATTGCCAATCAATTCTCCGATTCCATACGTCATCTGGTGATTACCTGTAATAAAGAGGGTGGCTTAGCCCGAAGAGCACGGCACGATCCCAACAGTCTGGTCATCGATCTTGATGAGAAGACCAATGACCGGGGATTAGCCATGACGGCCTCGTTTAGCAATATGGTGATTGCCGGTCAAGCCTGTTCCCAGATTCATTCCCCTGAAGAGTACACCCAAAAGCTTCCCCAACTGGTGGCGGCTGGAAGAAAAGTGCTGACCATGGCCTCAGAAGTGGTCAAGAAAACCGCTGAAAGTGATTTCCAAAGAGCAGTCTTTTTGGGAAGTGGCAGTCACTATGGAACAGCTATTGAATCCCACCTCAAACTCCAGGAGCTCACCAGCGGACAGATCATGTGTGGGTACAACACCTTCCTTGATGTGCGCCACGGACCAAAAGCGGTCATCAATAAGCAAACTTTGGTCGTCGCTTTTCTTGCTTCTGATCCCTATGTTCGCCGCTATGAACTGGAACTCTTGAAGGAAATCCGACAGCAGGAGTTGGGAAAAACAACCATTCTCATCGGAGAGGGACTGGATGATGAAATCAGTCGATATGGAGATGAGGTGATTGATATCAAGAGTGATTCCCAACCAGCTCTTCCCGACTCTCTTACCCCACCAGTCTATGTCATGATTGGGCAATTGTTGGGTCTTTTCAAATCCCTTCACCTCGGCTTCAAACCCGATTCACCAAGTAAGACTGGAGTTATTCATCGAGTGGTTCAAGGAGTGAAGGTGTACGACCCAAAAGTATTTAAAGAAAAAGGGATATTTCAAGAAATCAGAGGATGA